In a genomic window of Pelotomaculum thermopropionicum SI:
- the GlnA gene encoding glutamine synthetase: protein MTKIDTGILKSMIDRGEIDTVIIAAADMQSRFFGKRCCADFFLSEAVHGINICSNNLIWDIELNEGGQYPLAGRRTGLPDLRAVPDMTTLRLYPWFEKTVLVMADLFHQDGTTVTIAPRNILKRQVEKAGNMGLQADMAAEIEFYIFNETAETARDKRYRELLPLSRMPAESIHQSSRYEHFLGKVRRYLNGAGVEVELARPERGRGQAEVNLRYTGALEMADRTAIYKNGIKEMADLEKLAVTFMAKYKTEEPASGFHVHLSLRDQKGNNIFYDENDEHGMSATCKHFLAGMITLAPELMCFYAPYINSYKRYGSTFGAPRNLSWGFDNRTLSFRVIGRGKSFRIENRIPGADANPYLVLAACLASGLYGIENETALPSPPVRGSAYEMRELRVLPASLMDALADFENSETARALFGREVIDHYALAAKQEIECFLKSVTDWERRRNFEQV, encoded by the coding sequence GTGACCAAAATAGACACGGGCATCCTTAAATCGATGATCGACCGCGGTGAAATTGACACGGTCATTATTGCCGCCGCCGACATGCAGTCGCGGTTTTTCGGGAAGAGATGCTGCGCTGATTTTTTTCTTTCCGAGGCGGTTCATGGAATAAACATCTGTTCAAACAATCTGATCTGGGACATCGAGCTGAACGAGGGCGGGCAGTACCCTCTGGCCGGCCGGCGAACGGGCCTGCCGGACCTCCGGGCCGTCCCCGACATGACCACCCTGCGCCTTTATCCCTGGTTTGAAAAGACGGTTCTGGTCATGGCCGACCTTTTCCACCAGGACGGCACGACTGTAACCATAGCGCCCAGAAACATCCTCAAACGCCAGGTGGAAAAGGCCGGGAACATGGGGCTGCAGGCCGACATGGCGGCGGAGATCGAATTCTACATCTTCAATGAAACCGCTGAAACAGCCCGGGATAAAAGATACCGCGAACTGCTGCCCCTTTCCCGCATGCCGGCGGAATCAATCCACCAGTCTTCCCGTTACGAGCATTTTCTCGGCAAGGTCCGGCGCTATTTAAACGGCGCGGGGGTGGAGGTGGAACTGGCCAGGCCGGAGCGGGGACGGGGCCAGGCGGAAGTAAACCTGCGCTACACCGGCGCCCTGGAGATGGCGGACCGGACGGCCATATATAAAAACGGGATCAAAGAAATGGCCGACCTGGAAAAACTGGCGGTGACCTTCATGGCCAAATACAAAACCGAAGAGCCCGCCAGCGGGTTTCACGTGCACTTGAGCCTCCGGGACCAAAAGGGCAATAACATTTTTTACGATGAAAACGACGAACACGGAATGTCTGCAACATGCAAACATTTCCTGGCCGGCATGATCACGCTGGCCCCGGAACTGATGTGCTTCTACGCCCCCTACATCAATTCCTACAAGCGGTACGGCTCCACCTTCGGCGCCCCCCGCAACCTTTCCTGGGGTTTTGACAACCGCACCCTTTCTTTCAGGGTGATCGGCCGGGGAAAATCTTTCCGCATTGAAAACCGCATCCCCGGAGCCGACGCCAACCCCTACCTGGTGCTGGCCGCGTGCCTGGCCTCCGGCCTGTACGGCATTGAAAACGAGACGGCCCTTCCCTCTCCGCCGGTGCGCGGCAGCGCTTATGAAATGCGGGAACTGAGGGTGCTGCCGGCAAGTTTGATGGACGCCCTGGCGGATTTTGAAAACAGTGAGACTGCCCGGGCGTTGTTCGGCCGGGAAGTGATCGATCATTACGCCCTGGCGGCGAAACAGGAAATAGAGTGCTTTCTGAAATCGGTCACGGATTG